In a single window of the Sphingosinicella microcystinivorans genome:
- a CDS encoding alpha/beta hydrolase: protein MDPNGTEGLDAVFIGRASATAPRIQAGGHPCQGIYWTAQGARPKVALIATHYNVDFAEHYIAPYFARRGFGFLGWNTRYRGFEDQFLLEHALIDISVGMRWLREEAGVERIVILGNSGGGSLMGAYLAEAIKPTMHTALTGAGRDVLASLPKADLYISLNAHQGRPEVLTDWMDASVIDETDPVATDPALDPFNPDNGPPYSADFIERYRAAQRARNQRITDWAKAELARLNAAGIPDRIFPLFRVWGDLRCMDPAIDPSDRAPGQCYRGDPAVANRTPSIGRANTIRTWLSMWSLETSKCMGEPHLSKFDMPALVVQGSADTGVFPSDARKIFDFIGSADKRLEMLPGAHYFEDSTKHRDDAADLMAGWIREKL from the coding sequence ATGGATCCGAACGGCACCGAGGGGCTGGACGCTGTCTTCATCGGCCGCGCGTCGGCCACCGCGCCGCGCATCCAGGCGGGCGGCCATCCGTGCCAGGGCATCTACTGGACCGCGCAGGGCGCGCGCCCGAAGGTGGCGCTCATCGCCACGCACTACAACGTCGATTTCGCCGAGCACTACATCGCGCCCTATTTCGCGCGGCGCGGCTTCGGCTTCCTCGGCTGGAACACGCGCTACCGCGGCTTCGAGGACCAGTTCCTGCTGGAGCACGCGCTCATCGACATCAGCGTCGGGATGCGCTGGCTGCGCGAGGAGGCGGGCGTCGAGCGGATCGTCATCCTCGGCAACTCGGGCGGCGGCTCGCTGATGGGCGCCTATCTCGCCGAGGCGATCAAGCCGACGATGCACACCGCGCTCACCGGCGCGGGCCGCGACGTGCTCGCGAGCCTGCCGAAGGCGGACCTCTACATCTCGCTGAACGCGCATCAGGGCCGCCCCGAGGTGCTCACCGACTGGATGGACGCCTCGGTGATCGACGAGACCGACCCCGTCGCCACCGACCCGGCGCTCGATCCCTTCAACCCGGACAACGGCCCGCCCTATTCGGCGGACTTCATCGAACGCTACCGGGCCGCGCAGCGCGCGCGCAACCAGCGCATCACGGACTGGGCGAAGGCCGAGCTCGCCCGCCTCAACGCCGCCGGCATCCCGGACCGCATCTTCCCGCTGTTCCGCGTGTGGGGCGACCTGCGCTGCATGGACCCGGCGATCGACCCCTCCGACCGCGCGCCCGGCCAGTGCTATCGCGGCGATCCCGCGGTCGCGAACCGCACGCCGAGCATCGGCCGCGCCAACACGATTCGGACATGGCTTTCGATGTGGAGCCTCGAGACCTCGAAGTGCATGGGCGAGCCGCACCTCAGCAAGTTCGACATGCCCGCGCTCGTCGTGCAGGGCTCGGCGGACACCGGCGTCTTCCCGAGCGACGCGCGGAAGATCTTCGATTTCATCGGATCGGCCGACAAGCGGCTGGAGATGCTCCCCGGCGCGCACTATTTCGAGGACTCGACGAAGCACCGCGACGATGCCGCAGACCTGATGGCGGGCTGGATTCGCGAGAAGCTCTGA
- the eno gene encoding phosphopyruvate hydratase, producing the protein MNSEITAIKGRQLWDSRGRPTVEAEVQLAGGAVGRAIAPAGASRGAHEAIDLRDGGKAFGGMGVARAVANIVGTVAPALVGRDAADQAAVDAALVALDASPNRAEIGANALVAVSMAVLHAAAAAAGEPVWRWLSGGAPVRIPLPEIQIFGGGAHAGRRTDVQDFMVMAPRAGSFRRALEITDAVYRAAGRLMAAKGAVAGVADEGGWWPNFDSNEDALDTLTKAIEQAGFRPGEDVFISLDIAANELGDANGYRLALDNNRLSGAEMADLVVGWAKRYPILSIEDPAGQDDFATMADVTARIGDAVQIIGDDVLVTNAARVETAAAHGACNAALIKVNQVGTVTEAKAALDAARGKGWGTIVSARSGETEDVTIAHLSVGWDAGQLKVGSFTRSERMAKWNEVLRIEEAMGADATFAGASAFAAPVAARLSA; encoded by the coding sequence ATGAACAGCGAAATCACCGCCATCAAGGGCCGTCAGCTCTGGGATTCGCGCGGCCGCCCGACAGTGGAGGCGGAGGTGCAGCTCGCGGGCGGCGCGGTCGGGCGCGCCATCGCGCCCGCGGGCGCGTCGCGCGGCGCGCACGAGGCGATCGACCTGCGCGACGGCGGCAAGGCGTTCGGCGGCATGGGCGTCGCCCGCGCCGTCGCCAACATCGTCGGCACGGTCGCGCCCGCGCTCGTCGGGCGAGATGCCGCCGATCAGGCCGCGGTCGACGCCGCGCTCGTCGCGCTCGACGCCTCGCCGAACCGCGCGGAGATCGGCGCCAACGCGCTCGTCGCCGTGTCGATGGCGGTGCTGCACGCCGCCGCCGCCGCCGCGGGCGAGCCGGTGTGGCGCTGGCTTTCCGGCGGCGCACCGGTGCGGATTCCGCTCCCCGAAATCCAGATCTTCGGCGGCGGCGCGCACGCCGGGCGGCGCACCGACGTGCAGGACTTCATGGTGATGGCGCCCCGCGCGGGCTCGTTCCGCCGCGCGCTCGAGATCACCGACGCCGTCTACCGCGCGGCCGGGCGGCTGATGGCGGCGAAGGGCGCCGTCGCGGGCGTCGCCGACGAGGGCGGCTGGTGGCCCAATTTCGATTCCAATGAAGACGCGCTCGATACACTCACCAAGGCCATCGAGCAGGCGGGCTTCCGCCCCGGCGAGGACGTGTTCATCTCGCTCGACATCGCCGCGAACGAGCTCGGCGACGCGAACGGCTACCGCCTCGCGCTCGACAACAACAGGCTCTCGGGCGCGGAGATGGCGGACCTCGTCGTCGGCTGGGCGAAGCGCTACCCGATCCTCTCGATCGAGGACCCGGCCGGGCAGGACGATTTCGCCACGATGGCGGACGTGACGGCGCGCATCGGCGACGCCGTGCAGATCATCGGCGACGACGTGCTGGTCACGAACGCCGCGCGCGTCGAAACGGCGGCCGCCCACGGCGCCTGCAACGCCGCGCTCATCAAGGTCAATCAGGTCGGCACGGTGACGGAGGCGAAGGCGGCGCTCGACGCGGCGCGCGGCAAGGGCTGGGGCACGATCGTCTCGGCGCGCTCGGGCGAGACCGAGGACGTGACCATCGCGCACCTTTCCGTGGGGTGGGACGCGGGCCAGCTCAAGGTCGGCTCGTTCACGCGCTCGGAGCGCATGGCGAAGTGGAACGAGGTGCTGCGCATCGAGGAAGCGATGGGCGCGGATGCGACCTTCGCGGGCGCGTCGGCGTTCGCCGCGCCGGTCGCGGCGAGATTGTCCGCATGA
- a CDS encoding MarR family winged helix-turn-helix transcriptional regulator — protein MRDNQLIMHLFQRFCWLDDGLQARLHDRGWPDVSRAQSMVMVNVLSGYVRPAEIARRMGVSRQAIHTTIAQLAEMGILTLEPDPDDGRQRRVAVTEYGARMRSDAQQAMDAVSATVKDALGEARYEALLEALEADWGPVPTGRPPA, from the coding sequence ATGCGCGACAACCAGCTGATCATGCACCTGTTCCAGCGCTTCTGCTGGCTCGACGACGGGCTGCAGGCGCGGCTCCACGACCGCGGCTGGCCCGATGTGAGCCGCGCGCAGTCGATGGTGATGGTGAACGTGCTGAGCGGCTACGTGCGCCCCGCCGAGATCGCGCGCCGCATGGGCGTCTCGCGGCAGGCGATCCACACCACCATCGCGCAGCTCGCGGAGATGGGCATATTGACACTGGAACCGGACCCGGACGACGGGCGGCAGCGGCGCGTCGCCGTGACCGAATACGGCGCGCGGATGCGCAGCGACGCGCAGCAGGCGATGGATGCCGTCTCGGCCACGGTGAAGGATGCGCTCGGCGAGGCGCGCTACGAGGCGCTGCTGGAGGCGCTGGAGGCGGACTGGGGCCCGGTGCCGACGGGCCGCCCGCCGGCTTGA
- a CDS encoding alpha/beta fold hydrolase — protein MAEPLPVVLASGQLLTRDVWAPQIAAWSAERAVIVADHTRDETIADMARRLLDAAPERFALAAHAMGGFTAFEVMRQAPERVARLALLATLAPADGPAQTARRQGYIDLVEKGHFDQVAEERIPMLLSPARREDPALVAAVRRMAAETGAETFLRQQRAIMARADSRASLADIRVPTLILWGDADGIATRAHQDEIVSGIAGARLVVLPGVGHLSTLEAPEAVSKAVGDWLRET, from the coding sequence ATGGCAGAGCCGCTTCCCGTCGTCCTCGCTTCCGGCCAGCTTCTCACGCGCGACGTGTGGGCGCCGCAGATCGCGGCATGGTCGGCCGAGCGCGCGGTGATCGTCGCCGATCATACGCGGGACGAGACGATCGCGGACATGGCCCGGCGGCTGCTCGACGCCGCGCCCGAACGCTTCGCGCTCGCCGCGCACGCGATGGGTGGCTTCACCGCATTCGAGGTGATGCGGCAGGCGCCCGAGCGCGTCGCGCGCCTCGCGCTGCTCGCGACGCTCGCCCCCGCCGACGGCCCGGCGCAGACAGCGCGGCGGCAGGGCTATATCGACCTCGTCGAGAAAGGCCATTTCGATCAGGTGGCGGAGGAGCGCATCCCGATGCTGCTCTCCCCCGCGCGCCGCGAAGACCCCGCGCTCGTCGCCGCCGTGCGGCGGATGGCGGCAGAGACGGGTGCCGAGACGTTCCTGCGCCAGCAGCGCGCGATCATGGCCCGCGCCGACAGCCGGGCGTCTCTGGCCGACATCCGCGTGCCGACGCTGATTCTCTGGGGCGACGCCGACGGCATTGCCACGCGCGCGCATCAGGACGAGATCGTCTCCGGCATAGCGGGCGCACGGCTCGTCGTGCTGCCGGGTGTCGGGCACCTCTCGACGCTGGAAGCGCCGGAGGCGGTGTCGAAAGCGGTCGGCGACTGGCTGCGCGAAACCTGA
- a CDS encoding NAD(P)-dependent oxidoreductase yields MKILLHARPSAGFRAQVDGVFGDGIAIVDEADDAGFRREMADTEALLHVLTPVRPDHIAGAPRLKLIQKLGVGVNTIALDAARDAGVAVCNMPGVNAQAVAEMALALLFSVLRRTPYFDAITREGKGWEADSAVLDGVGEVAGRAVGLVGFGSTAARLARALEALGARVVYTARSAKADVPYTYLPLADLLAESDVVSLHAPLTEETQGMIGRAAIAAMKPGAILVNTARGELVDEAALADALRSGHLRGAGLDVFAAEPAGADNPLFGLPQVVVSPHIAWLTPETLGRCLVIAKENVRRLAAGEPLLNRVV; encoded by the coding sequence ATGAAGATTCTTCTCCACGCCCGGCCGAGCGCCGGTTTCCGCGCGCAGGTGGACGGCGTGTTCGGGGACGGCATCGCCATCGTCGACGAGGCCGACGACGCCGGTTTCCGCCGTGAGATGGCGGACACCGAAGCGCTGCTCCACGTGCTGACGCCGGTGCGGCCCGATCACATCGCGGGCGCGCCGAGGCTGAAACTGATCCAGAAGCTCGGCGTCGGCGTGAACACCATTGCGCTTGATGCCGCGAGGGACGCGGGCGTCGCCGTCTGCAACATGCCCGGCGTCAACGCGCAGGCGGTCGCCGAGATGGCGCTGGCGCTGCTGTTCTCGGTGCTGCGCCGCACGCCCTATTTCGATGCGATCACCCGCGAAGGGAAAGGCTGGGAGGCGGACTCCGCCGTGCTCGACGGCGTCGGCGAGGTCGCGGGGCGCGCCGTGGGGCTGGTCGGCTTCGGCAGCACCGCGGCCCGGCTGGCGCGCGCGCTCGAAGCGCTCGGCGCGCGCGTCGTCTACACCGCGCGCTCGGCGAAGGCGGACGTGCCTTATACGTATCTGCCCCTCGCCGATCTGCTCGCCGAATCCGATGTCGTGTCGCTGCACGCGCCGCTCACCGAGGAAACGCAGGGCATGATCGGCCGCGCCGCGATCGCGGCGATGAAGCCGGGCGCGATCCTCGTCAACACCGCGCGCGGCGAGCTCGTCGACGAGGCCGCGCTCGCCGATGCGCTGCGCTCCGGGCACCTGCGCGGCGCGGGGCTCGACGTGTTCGCGGCGGAACCGGCGGGCGCGGACAACCCGCTGTTCGGGCTGCCGCAGGTCGTCGTCAGCCCGCATATCGCGTGGCTGACGCCCGAAACGCTGGGGCGCTGCCTCGTGATCGCCAAGGAAAACGTCCGCAGGCTCGCCGCCGGGGAGCCGCTTCTGAACAGGGTTGTCTGA
- a CDS encoding phosphotransferase family protein, with the protein MGAAQDESVIEHLRASGLVAPGEVPRMTPLSGGVSCDVWRVDTAKGAFAVKRALPKLRVEADWFAPVERAESEVRWLRRVGAFAPAIVPAIVAEVPEEHLFAMRFLEPAQHPVWKDELIAGRVDPAFAAKVGAALARIHAETANDPAIARDFDTGALFHALRVEPFLLYVAQHDAEVAPRLRALAADLEVRRVALVHGDVSPKNILVGPGGPVFLDAECAVCGDPAFDLAFCTTHLLLKAVWLKPDAAPLTESAAAMAAAYRAGIDWEDADALMQRAGALTAALLLARVDGKSPAPYLTDAADRAEVRGRAKRLLAASGTDLEQLIAGWREGRE; encoded by the coding sequence GTGGGCGCAGCGCAGGACGAATCGGTCATAGAGCACCTGCGCGCCTCGGGCCTCGTCGCCCCCGGAGAGGTGCCGCGCATGACGCCGCTGTCGGGCGGCGTCTCGTGCGACGTGTGGCGCGTCGATACGGCGAAGGGCGCGTTCGCGGTGAAGCGCGCGCTCCCCAAGCTGCGCGTCGAGGCGGACTGGTTCGCGCCCGTCGAGCGCGCCGAGAGCGAGGTGCGCTGGCTGCGGCGCGTCGGCGCCTTCGCGCCCGCGATCGTGCCCGCCATCGTCGCGGAGGTGCCGGAGGAGCACCTCTTCGCGATGCGCTTCCTCGAACCCGCGCAGCACCCGGTCTGGAAGGACGAACTGATCGCCGGCCGCGTCGATCCGGCGTTCGCCGCGAAGGTCGGCGCGGCGCTTGCCCGCATCCACGCGGAGACGGCGAACGATCCGGCCATCGCGCGCGATTTCGATACGGGCGCGCTGTTCCACGCGCTCAGGGTCGAGCCGTTCCTGCTTTATGTCGCGCAGCATGACGCGGAGGTCGCGCCGCGCCTGCGGGCGCTCGCGGCCGATCTCGAAGTGCGCCGCGTGGCGCTCGTCCACGGCGACGTCAGCCCCAAGAACATCCTCGTCGGCCCCGGCGGCCCCGTGTTCCTCGATGCGGAGTGCGCGGTCTGCGGCGACCCGGCGTTCGACCTCGCCTTCTGCACGACGCACCTGCTGCTGAAGGCGGTGTGGCTGAAGCCGGATGCCGCGCCGCTCACGGAGTCTGCCGCGGCGATGGCGGCGGCGTACCGCGCGGGCATCGACTGGGAGGATGCGGACGCGCTGATGCAGCGCGCGGGTGCGCTCACGGCGGCGCTGCTGCTCGCGCGCGTCGATGGCAAATCGCCCGCGCCCTACCTCACGGACGCGGCGGACCGCGCCGAGGTCCGCGGCCGCGCCAAGCGCCTGCTCGCGGCCTCCGGTACAGACCTCGAACAGCTCATCGCCGGATGGCGGGAAGGACGGGAATGA
- a CDS encoding long-chain-fatty-acid--CoA ligase translates to MLGLMQDWPLTVDRLLDHAAAWHGAREIVSRDAEGRVTRSSYAGVHADAKRVSNALARMGIGLGDRVATLGWNGARHLAAWYGIAGMGAICHTLNPRLFPEQLAYIAAEAEDRLLIADPACAALIPDLLANVPSIARVIFFCDRAGLPETDFEAVAFDDWIAGESAEFAWGGFDERTACGLCYTSGTTGNPKGVLYAHRSNYIHALMTLQRDALALSARDTILLVVPMYHANAWGVVYSAPAAGAKLVLPGQRLDGASLYDLIESEGVTYAGGVPTVWQSLLQHVEATGARFSTLERVTIGGSACPESIVRTFRDYGVDVIQGWGMTETSPLATVSVPTAEVAAMDEDAQVAYKLKQGRPLCGIELKLTDDAGGRLPHDGRTPGRLKIRGVTIAGGYYAGAGGDVLDDEGFFDTGDVSTIDKRGYMQITDRAKDIVKSGGEWISSIDIENIVVGHPKAQYAAVIGVVHPKWDERPILLVQLKDGETADGAEFLAWLDGRIAKWWMPDDVLIVDEIPLGPTGKVDKKLIRTRLEGYTLPFNVER, encoded by the coding sequence ATGCTGGGATTGATGCAGGACTGGCCGCTCACGGTCGACCGCCTGCTCGATCACGCCGCCGCGTGGCACGGCGCGCGGGAGATCGTCTCGCGCGATGCCGAGGGGCGCGTCACGCGCAGCAGCTATGCCGGGGTCCATGCCGACGCGAAGCGCGTGTCGAATGCGCTGGCGCGCATGGGGATCGGACTCGGCGACCGCGTGGCGACCCTCGGGTGGAACGGCGCGCGCCACCTCGCGGCGTGGTACGGCATCGCCGGCATGGGCGCGATCTGCCACACGCTGAACCCGCGCCTGTTCCCTGAACAGCTCGCCTATATCGCCGCCGAGGCGGAGGACCGGCTGCTGATCGCCGATCCCGCCTGCGCAGCCCTGATCCCGGACCTGCTCGCGAACGTGCCCTCGATCGCGCGGGTGATCTTCTTCTGCGACCGCGCGGGGCTGCCCGAAACCGATTTCGAAGCCGTCGCCTTCGACGACTGGATCGCGGGCGAATCCGCCGAATTCGCGTGGGGCGGCTTCGACGAGCGGACCGCGTGCGGGCTCTGCTACACCTCGGGCACCACCGGCAATCCGAAGGGGGTGCTCTACGCGCACCGCTCCAACTACATCCACGCGCTGATGACCTTGCAGCGCGACGCGCTGGCGCTGTCGGCGCGCGACACCATCCTGCTCGTCGTGCCCATGTACCACGCCAACGCGTGGGGCGTCGTCTATTCGGCGCCCGCCGCGGGCGCGAAGCTGGTGCTGCCGGGGCAGCGGCTCGACGGCGCCTCGCTCTACGATCTCATCGAGAGCGAGGGCGTCACCTACGCGGGCGGGGTGCCCACCGTCTGGCAGTCGCTGCTCCAGCACGTCGAGGCCACGGGCGCGCGCTTCTCGACGCTGGAGCGCGTCACCATCGGCGGCTCGGCGTGCCCGGAATCCATCGTCCGCACCTTCCGCGACTACGGCGTCGACGTGATTCAGGGCTGGGGCATGACCGAGACCTCGCCGCTCGCCACCGTCTCCGTGCCCACCGCCGAGGTCGCCGCGATGGATGAGGACGCACAGGTCGCCTACAAATTGAAGCAGGGGCGGCCGCTCTGCGGCATCGAGCTCAAGCTCACCGACGACGCGGGGGGGCGCCTGCCGCACGACGGGCGCACGCCCGGGCGGCTCAAGATCAGGGGCGTCACCATCGCGGGCGGCTACTACGCGGGCGCGGGCGGCGACGTGCTCGATGACGAGGGCTTCTTCGACACCGGCGACGTCTCGACGATCGACAAACGCGGCTACATGCAGATCACCGACCGCGCCAAGGACATCGTGAAGTCGGGCGGCGAGTGGATTTCCTCGATCGACATCGAGAACATCGTCGTCGGCCACCCGAAGGCGCAGTATGCGGCCGTGATCGGCGTCGTGCATCCGAAGTGGGACGAACGGCCGATCCTGCTCGTGCAGCTGAAGGACGGCGAGACGGCGGACGGCGCCGAGTTCCTCGCGTGGCTCGACGGCAGGATCGCGAAGTGGTGGATGCCCGACGACGTGCTGATCGTGGACGAGATCCCGCTCGGCCCCACCGGCAAGGTCGACAAGAAGCTGATCCGCACGCGCCTCGAAGGCTACACGCTGCCCTTCAATGTCGAGCGATGA